In Paracoccus fistulariae, a single window of DNA contains:
- the purC gene encoding phosphoribosylaminoimidazolesuccinocarboxamide synthase, whose amino-acid sequence MAPRRKKIYEGKAKILYEGTEPGTLVQYFKDDATAFNAQKKATIEGKGVLNNRLSEFFMQGLTNIGVPNHFIRRINMREQLIRQVEIIPLEVIVRNFAAGSIAKRLGLEEGTPLPRPIVEYSLKNDELGDPLVTEEYIIAFGWASQQDLDDIVSLALRVNDFLSGVFFGAGIKLIDFKIEIGRIWDNDFMRLIVADEISPDSCRLWDIKTGQKLDKDVFRRDLGNLTDAYTEVARRLGLMPANTTSLKPTAIN is encoded by the coding sequence ATGGCACCGCGGCGCAAGAAAATCTATGAAGGCAAGGCAAAGATCCTGTATGAAGGCACCGAGCCGGGGACGCTGGTGCAGTATTTCAAGGATGACGCCACCGCCTTCAACGCCCAGAAAAAGGCGACGATCGAAGGCAAGGGCGTCCTGAACAACCGGCTGTCCGAGTTTTTCATGCAGGGCCTGACCAATATCGGCGTCCCGAACCACTTCATCCGCCGCATCAATATGCGAGAGCAGCTGATCCGGCAGGTCGAGATCATCCCGCTGGAAGTGATCGTGCGCAATTTCGCCGCCGGATCCATCGCCAAGCGCCTTGGTCTGGAAGAGGGCACGCCGCTGCCGCGCCCGATCGTCGAATACAGCCTGAAGAATGATGAACTTGGCGATCCGCTGGTGACCGAGGAATATATCATCGCCTTCGGCTGGGCCTCGCAACAGGATCTGGACGATATCGTCAGCCTGGCGCTGCGGGTGAACGATTTCCTGTCCGGCGTCTTCTTTGGCGCGGGCATCAAGCTGATCGATTTCAAGATCGAGATCGGCCGCATCTGGGACAATGATTTCATGCGCCTGATCGTGGCCGATGAGATCAGCCCCGATTCCTGCCGGCTGTGGGACATCAAGACCGGCCAGAAGCTGGACAAGGATGTGTTCCGCCGCGATCTCGGCAATCTGACCGACGCCTATACCGAGGTCGCGCGCCGTCTTGGCCTGATGCCCGCGAATACGACCAGCCTCAAACCGACCGCCATCAACTGA
- a CDS encoding LLM class flavin-dependent oxidoreductase: MKVTYFQQVPYRHLDDDFERRHESVVTTPYFETTKPAHVASAFRDALDECMIAARAGFDGITITEHSQSAYDMIPNPDLLESALAYVTEVENLPVALFPVGRSLGKSREPLRVAEEQAMIDCISNGRLVAGFPVGLAYDANVNNGVPPAETRARFDENLELILRAWNEEKPFPFNGKFSQHGSVNLWPRPIQQPRPPVWITGIGNPKTMEFCLSRNFGFNYFGWFGSKLTGRRIFDRFGSVAEQLGKPRNPFQIGFMQSVAVAETDAEAERIYGPHIEYFFRKGLGSIPTNRLMIPGGIDIRGLEFIFRDPSDFGMYEKMRTASFRELRDAGCVICGSPETVRDQLVEMCIDFGIGNLHAMLQYGSMPKALTQQNIDLFASEVLPHLKPIFADKYDHHWWPERLGGKPAVSETAREEEDAL; this comes from the coding sequence ATGAAAGTCACCTATTTTCAGCAGGTGCCCTATCGGCATCTCGACGACGATTTCGAGCGTCGCCATGAATCCGTCGTCACCACGCCCTATTTCGAAACCACCAAGCCGGCCCATGTCGCCAGCGCCTTCCGGGACGCGCTCGACGAATGCATGATCGCGGCGCGGGCAGGCTTTGACGGGATCACCATCACCGAACATTCGCAAAGCGCCTATGACATGATCCCCAATCCGGATCTGCTGGAATCGGCGCTGGCCTATGTGACCGAGGTCGAGAACCTGCCGGTCGCGCTGTTTCCCGTCGGCCGCTCGCTTGGCAAGAGCCGCGAGCCGCTGCGCGTCGCTGAAGAGCAGGCGATGATCGACTGCATCAGCAACGGCCGGCTGGTTGCCGGGTTTCCGGTCGGTCTGGCCTATGACGCCAATGTCAACAATGGCGTGCCGCCGGCGGAAACCCGCGCCCGGTTCGACGAGAACCTAGAGCTGATCCTGCGCGCCTGGAACGAGGAAAAGCCGTTTCCCTTTAATGGCAAGTTCTCGCAGCACGGTTCGGTGAACCTGTGGCCGCGCCCGATCCAGCAGCCGCGCCCGCCGGTATGGATAACCGGGATTGGCAACCCCAAGACGATGGAATTCTGCCTCAGCCGCAATTTCGGCTTCAACTATTTCGGCTGGTTCGGGTCAAAGCTGACCGGGCGGCGGATCTTTGACCGCTTCGGCTCGGTCGCTGAACAGCTTGGCAAGCCGAGGAATCCGTTCCAGATCGGCTTCATGCAATCCGTCGCCGTGGCCGAGACCGATGCCGAGGCCGAACGCATCTATGGTCCGCATATCGAATATTTCTTCCGCAAGGGTCTCGGCTCGATCCCCACGAACCGGCTGATGATCCCCGGCGGCATCGACATCCGCGGGCTGGAGTTCATTTTCCGCGATCCCTCAGATTTCGGCATGTATGAAAAGATGCGCACGGCGAGCTTCCGCGAATTGCGCGATGCCGGCTGCGTCATCTGCGGCAGTCCTGAAACGGTCCGTGACCAGCTGGTCGAGATGTGCATCGATTTCGGCATCGGCAACCTGCATGCGATGCTGCAATACGGCTCGATGCCCAAGGCGCTGACGCAGCAGAACATCGATCTGTTCGCGTCCGAGGTGCTGCCGCATCTGAAGCCGATCTTTGCCGACAAGTATGACCATCACTGGTGGCCCGAGCGCCTTGGCGGCAAGCCGGCCGTTTCGGAGACCGCTCGGGAAGAGGAGGACGCGCTGTGA
- a CDS encoding VOC family protein has protein sequence MSHEQKAAAEPLHEVAMLAATEIYSPCRRDSVDFFSKILGMYIVREDANATYLRSYEDPFAYSLKITDGTQAGPGLQSFRAHSQAALERRAEVLEASGLGDGWKAGEFGHGKAYHFRTPDGHRMKLFFDVDYAVVAEKDRTTLRNRPSKRPAQGIPVRRLDHINLLCSNVTTNKNMMIDTLGFRLSEHIVMDDGNEIAAWTRVTNLVHDVAFMLDAAGEKGRLHHVAFWYGIPQHLMDVAELCVQEGIKVEAGPGKHGISQALFLYVIEPGGNRVELFGDAGYLIFDPTWKPVTWTQDEVQTGIMWVGADLPQDFFVYGTPILEAASAAEETRQSEPAEA, from the coding sequence ATGTCTCACGAACAAAAGGCGGCCGCCGAGCCGCTTCATGAAGTCGCCATGCTGGCTGCGACGGAGATCTATTCGCCGTGCCGACGGGACAGTGTCGATTTCTTCTCGAAGATCCTCGGCATGTATATCGTCAGGGAGGATGCGAATGCAACCTATCTTCGCAGCTATGAGGACCCTTTTGCCTATTCGCTGAAGATCACCGATGGCACCCAGGCCGGTCCGGGGCTGCAAAGCTTCCGCGCCCATTCCCAGGCCGCGTTGGAGCGCCGGGCCGAGGTGCTGGAGGCATCGGGTCTGGGCGATGGCTGGAAGGCCGGCGAGTTCGGCCATGGCAAGGCCTATCACTTCCGCACCCCCGACGGGCACCGGATGAAGCTGTTCTTCGATGTCGACTATGCCGTCGTCGCTGAGAAGGACAGGACCACCCTACGCAACCGCCCCTCGAAGCGGCCGGCGCAGGGGATTCCGGTGCGGCGCCTGGATCACATCAACCTGCTCTGCTCGAACGTCACGACGAACAAGAACATGATGATCGACACGCTGGGCTTCCGCCTTAGCGAGCATATCGTCATGGATGACGGCAACGAGATCGCGGCCTGGACCCGGGTGACCAATCTGGTTCACGACGTCGCCTTCATGCTGGACGCGGCCGGAGAAAAGGGCCGTCTGCATCATGTCGCCTTCTGGTATGGCATCCCGCAGCACCTGATGGACGTGGCCGAGCTTTGCGTTCAGGAAGGCATCAAGGTCGAGGCAGGGCCGGGCAAGCATGGCATCAGCCAAGCGCTGTTTCTCTATGTCATCGAACCGGGGGGCAACCGGGTCGAGCTGTTCGGCGATGCCGGCTATCTGATCTTCGACCCGACCTGGAAGCCGGTCACCTGGACGCAGGACGAAGTCCAGACTGGCATCATGTGGGTCGGCGCCGATCTGCCACAGGACTTCTTCGTCTACGGCACGCCCATCCTCGAGGCGGCGAGCGCGGCCGAGGAGACCCGGCAGTCGGAACCCGCCGAGGCCTGA
- a CDS encoding DUF1476 domain-containing protein, giving the protein MTTFDDRERAYESKFVHDAELRFKAEARRSRLLGEWAAELLGKTGEDAKTFAMSIVASDVQEPGDEDVYRKLASELGDKADEAQIRAKMAEMWDLARRQVIDEKEG; this is encoded by the coding sequence ATGACCACGTTCGACGACCGCGAACGCGCTTACGAATCGAAGTTCGTTCACGACGCCGAGCTGCGTTTCAAGGCCGAGGCCCGCCGCAGCCGTCTGTTGGGCGAATGGGCGGCTGAATTGCTGGGCAAGACCGGCGAGGATGCAAAGACCTTCGCGATGAGCATTGTCGCCTCTGACGTGCAAGAGCCGGGCGATGAGGATGTCTATCGCAAGCTGGCCTCGGAACTGGGCGACAAGGCGGATGAGGCGCAGATCCGCGCCAAGATGGCCGAGATGTGGGATCTGGCCCGCCGTCAGGTGATCGACGAAAAGGAAGGCTAA
- a CDS encoding alpha/beta fold hydrolase yields the protein MSDQTVENRKVPVWNGRVTMNVQIKGSGPDLVYFHPASGMAWDPFLDELAKSYRIHAPEFPGTTPGNPYDIHKIDDLADAVLIYEETLRGLGLNQPLAVGQSFGGMMALELASSFPEIFSRLVVLDPIGLWTEAHPVTNWIEAPAPALPAILFKNPASAPAQAMLALPEDPEAAILATAQLVWNLGATGKMVWPIPDKGLSKRLHRLTAPALIVWGEEDALISSAYAGLLGERIKGSRVEIIRDCGHIPQVEKHPETMTVVQPFLAA from the coding sequence GTGAGCGATCAAACCGTCGAGAACCGCAAGGTGCCGGTCTGGAATGGCCGCGTGACCATGAATGTCCAGATCAAGGGCAGCGGCCCCGACCTGGTCTATTTTCACCCGGCTTCCGGCATGGCCTGGGATCCGTTTCTGGACGAGCTGGCCAAGTCCTACCGGATCCACGCGCCCGAATTTCCGGGCACCACGCCCGGCAATCCCTATGACATCCACAAGATCGACGATCTTGCCGATGCCGTGCTGATCTATGAGGAAACGCTGCGCGGGCTGGGGCTGAACCAACCTTTGGCCGTCGGCCAGAGCTTTGGCGGGATGATGGCGCTGGAACTGGCCTCCAGCTTCCCCGAGATCTTCTCGCGTCTCGTGGTGCTGGATCCGATCGGGCTCTGGACCGAGGCCCATCCGGTGACGAACTGGATCGAGGCGCCGGCCCCGGCGCTTCCGGCGATCCTGTTCAAGAACCCGGCCTCGGCCCCGGCGCAGGCGATGCTGGCGCTGCCCGAGGATCCCGAGGCGGCGATCTTGGCCACGGCGCAGCTGGTCTGGAACCTGGGCGCGACCGGCAAGATGGTCTGGCCGATCCCCGACAAGGGCCTGTCCAAGCGGCTGCATCGCTTGACCGCCCCTGCCCTGATCGTCTGGGGCGAGGAAGACGCGTTGATTTCCTCGGCCTATGCCGGATTGCTGGGCGAGCGAATCAAGGGAAGCCGGGTCGAGATCATCAGGGATTGCGGCCATATTCCACAGGTCGAGAAACATCCTGAAACGATGACGGTGGTGCAGCCCTTCCTGGCCGCCTGA
- a CDS encoding glutamine synthetase family protein, whose amino-acid sequence MEWLEQHPEVRTIRVAASDLNGVARGKRMPARFAHKIMDDGTKFPYSVMNLDIWGEDIEDSPLVFESGDPDGLLLPTERGFLPMPWLDAPTGLLPLWMFHPDGTPYEGDPRQALARVVDRYKAAGLNAVVATELEFFLIDDSGRQLRVPPSPRSGKRRTGGEVLSLRALDAFDQFFTSLYDACEAMDIPADTAISEAGPGQFEINLMHQADPLKAADDTWLFKMLVKGVARQYGFAASFMAKPYETLSGNGMHMHFSILDKDGVNIFDNGGEEGTAALRHAVAGCLRAMPGSTLIFAPHENSYDRLVPNAHAPTGIGWAYENRTAAIRIPSSGPKARRIEHRVAGGDVNPYLIIAAILGAALDGVEDKLEPPAPFKGNAYDQNLDQLPGDWGAAIDAFDSCPEMRRIFSDHLVDNYVMTKRQELHYMAELSDEETVELYLDTV is encoded by the coding sequence ATGGAATGGCTTGAACAACACCCCGAGGTGCGAACGATCCGCGTGGCCGCCTCTGATCTGAATGGCGTGGCGCGTGGCAAACGGATGCCTGCGCGGTTTGCCCATAAGATCATGGATGACGGCACCAAGTTTCCCTATTCGGTGATGAACCTGGATATCTGGGGCGAGGATATCGAGGACAGCCCCCTGGTCTTTGAATCCGGCGACCCCGACGGATTGCTGCTGCCGACCGAGCGTGGCTTTCTGCCGATGCCCTGGCTGGATGCGCCGACCGGGCTGCTGCCGCTGTGGATGTTCCATCCCGATGGCACCCCCTATGAGGGCGATCCGCGTCAGGCGCTGGCCCGCGTCGTGGACCGCTACAAGGCGGCGGGGCTGAATGCCGTCGTCGCGACCGAGCTGGAGTTCTTTCTGATCGACGATTCCGGGCGGCAACTGCGCGTCCCGCCCAGCCCGCGTTCCGGCAAGCGCCGCACCGGGGGCGAGGTTCTCAGCCTGCGCGCGCTGGACGCCTTCGACCAGTTCTTCACCAGCCTCTATGATGCCTGCGAGGCGATGGATATCCCCGCCGATACCGCCATATCAGAGGCCGGCCCCGGACAGTTCGAGATCAACCTGATGCATCAGGCGGACCCGCTGAAGGCGGCGGATGATACCTGGCTGTTCAAGATGCTGGTCAAGGGCGTGGCGCGCCAATATGGCTTTGCCGCCAGTTTCATGGCCAAGCCCTACGAGACGCTGTCGGGCAACGGCATGCATATGCATTTCTCGATCCTCGACAAGGATGGGGTGAATATCTTCGACAATGGCGGCGAAGAGGGGACAGCGGCCCTGCGCCACGCCGTCGCCGGATGTCTGCGCGCCATGCCGGGCTCGACCCTGATTTTCGCGCCGCATGAAAACTCCTATGACCGCCTTGTCCCCAATGCCCATGCGCCCACGGGCATCGGCTGGGCTTATGAAAATCGCACCGCTGCCATCCGCATCCCCTCATCTGGCCCCAAGGCCCGCCGGATCGAGCATCGCGTGGCGGGCGGCGACGTGAACCCCTATCTGATCATCGCCGCCATCCTCGGTGCGGCACTGGACGGGGTCGAGGACAAGCTGGAACCGCCCGCACCCTTCAAGGGCAACGCCTATGACCAGAATCTCGACCAGCTACCGGGCGACTGGGGCGCGGCGATCGACGCCTTCGACAGCTGCCCCGAAATGCGCCGGATCTTCTCGGACCATCTGGTCGACAATTACGTGATGACCAAAAGGCAGGAACTGCATTACATGGCCGAACTGTCGGATGAGGAAACGGTCGAGCTGTATCTGGACACGGTGTGA
- a CDS encoding transporter substrate-binding domain-containing protein, with the protein MKKLTFATAIVALTAGMGMAETVRMGTEGAYPPYNFIDDSGEVAGFERELGDELCKRAELDCTWVKNDWDSIIPNLVSANYDTIMAGMNINEERKKVIQFTQPYTPGLPSAYAALSADVDVEGDVVVAAQTNTIQAGHVAESGATLLEFASPDETVAAIRNGEADAVFADKDFLAPFVEESGGEIVWVDGFDTVKLGEGIGMGLRQSDNELKEKFDAAITSMKEDGSLNELLKKWFGEDAMQFE; encoded by the coding sequence ATGAAAAAACTGACCTTTGCGACCGCGATTGTCGCCCTGACCGCCGGGATGGGCATGGCCGAAACCGTCCGTATGGGCACGGAAGGGGCCTATCCTCCCTATAACTTCATCGACGATTCCGGCGAAGTGGCAGGGTTCGAGCGTGAATTGGGCGATGAGCTGTGCAAGCGTGCCGAACTGGATTGCACCTGGGTCAAGAATGACTGGGATTCGATCATCCCGAACCTGGTTTCGGCCAATTACGACACGATCATGGCCGGGATGAACATCAATGAAGAGCGCAAGAAGGTGATCCAGTTCACCCAACCCTATACGCCGGGCCTGCCCTCGGCCTATGCCGCGCTGTCGGCCGATGTGGATGTCGAAGGTGACGTCGTGGTCGCCGCACAGACCAATACCATCCAGGCCGGTCACGTTGCCGAAAGCGGTGCGACGCTGTTGGAATTCGCATCCCCGGACGAAACTGTTGCTGCCATCCGCAATGGCGAAGCGGACGCGGTCTTTGCCGACAAGGACTTTCTGGCGCCCTTCGTCGAGGAATCGGGTGGCGAGATCGTCTGGGTCGACGGTTTCGACACCGTCAAGCTGGGCGAGGGCATCGGCATGGGCCTGCGCCAGTCGGATAACGAACTGAAAGAGAAATTCGACGCCGCCATCACCTCGATGAAAGAGGATGGCAGCCTGAACGAACTGCTGAAGAAGTGGTTCGGCGAAGACGCCATGCAGTTCGAGTGA
- the purS gene encoding phosphoribosylformylglycinamidine synthase subunit PurS: MKARVTIMLKDGVLDPQGEAIRHALGGLGHAGVNSVRQGKLIELDLAATDAEAAHAEVARMCEGLLANTVIEKYSIEIA, encoded by the coding sequence ATGAAAGCCCGCGTCACCATCATGCTGAAAGACGGCGTTCTGGACCCGCAGGGCGAGGCGATCCGCCATGCGCTTGGCGGGTTGGGCCATGCCGGGGTGAATTCGGTGCGCCAGGGCAAGCTGATCGAGCTTGATCTGGCCGCCACCGATGCCGAAGCGGCCCATGCCGAGGTCGCCCGCATGTGCGAAGGCCTGCTGGCCAATACGGTGATCGAGAAATATTCGATTGAAATCGCATGA
- a CDS encoding ABC transporter ATP-binding protein, whose protein sequence is MNTTTKSDENAPVIEIRDLHKAYGNLEVIKGVSMSAPRGHVISLIGSSGSGKSTLLRCCNLLENSQRGEILFNGESVRWKGHGASRAPADRNQVTRFRTNLSMVFQQFNLWSHMSILQNVMEAPLTVLGEDRAEVEKRARMLLEKVGIGDKADAWPAQLSGGQQQRAAIARALCMQPTALLFDEPTSALDPELQQEVVKVIKDLAQEHRTMIIVTHDMRLAADVSDHVVFLHQGVICEEGAPDQLFGNPQTERLQQFLSATMAS, encoded by the coding sequence ATGAACACGACGACCAAGAGTGATGAGAACGCCCCCGTCATCGAGATTCGTGACCTGCATAAGGCCTACGGAAATCTTGAGGTCATCAAGGGCGTGTCCATGTCTGCGCCGCGCGGCCACGTCATCAGCCTGATCGGCTCGTCCGGGTCGGGGAAATCGACGCTGCTGCGCTGCTGCAACCTTCTGGAAAACAGCCAGCGGGGTGAGATCCTGTTCAACGGCGAAAGCGTCCGTTGGAAGGGGCATGGCGCATCGCGCGCGCCCGCCGACCGCAATCAGGTCACGCGCTTTCGCACCAACCTGTCCATGGTGTTTCAGCAGTTCAACCTGTGGTCCCACATGTCGATCCTGCAAAACGTGATGGAGGCTCCGCTGACGGTTCTGGGCGAAGACCGGGCCGAGGTGGAAAAGCGGGCGCGGATGCTGCTGGAAAAGGTCGGCATCGGTGACAAGGCGGATGCCTGGCCTGCGCAGCTCTCGGGCGGGCAGCAACAGCGCGCCGCCATTGCGCGGGCCTTGTGCATGCAGCCCACCGCCCTGCTGTTTGATGAACCGACCAGCGCGCTGGACCCGGAGCTTCAGCAGGAAGTCGTCAAGGTGATCAAGGATCTGGCGCAAGAGCACCGGACCATGATCATCGTGACCCATGACATGCGCCTGGCTGCCGATGTCAGCGATCATGTCGTGTTTCTGCATCAGGGTGTCATCTGCGAAGAGGGCGCCCCCGATCAACTGTTCGGGAACCCGCAGACCGAACGGCTGCAGCAATTCCTCAGCGCCACCATGGCAAGCTGA
- a CDS encoding flavin reductase family protein, translating into MPMVSAQAAPEAKTHDPLEFRRALATFPTGVCVVTTRAPDGSSIGVTCSSFNSVSLDPPLVLWSLGKNAYSLPIFRDANYWTVNLLSSDQEDLSNRFARPGEDKFKDVLTETGIGVVPMLTSCCARFQCQREHVYEGGDHLILVGRVHVFDRCDRLPLVFHSGQYARHIGNDIARACGMRTRHLIDWL; encoded by the coding sequence ATGCCCATGGTTTCCGCACAGGCCGCTCCCGAGGCCAAGACACACGATCCGCTGGAATTCCGCCGTGCCCTTGCCACCTTTCCGACCGGCGTCTGCGTGGTGACGACCCGCGCGCCCGATGGGTCGTCGATCGGGGTGACCTGCAGCAGCTTCAACTCGGTTTCGCTGGACCCGCCGCTGGTCCTCTGGAGCCTCGGAAAGAACGCCTACAGCCTGCCGATCTTCCGCGACGCCAATTATTGGACGGTCAATCTGCTCTCCTCTGATCAGGAGGATCTGTCGAACCGCTTCGCCCGGCCGGGCGAGGACAAGTTCAAGGACGTGCTCACCGAAACCGGGATTGGAGTGGTGCCGATGCTGACCAGCTGCTGCGCCCGGTTCCAGTGCCAGCGCGAGCATGTATATGAGGGCGGCGACCACCTTATCCTGGTCGGGCGCGTCCATGTCTTCGACCGCTGCGACCGCCTGCCGCTGGTGTTCCATTCCGGACAATACGCGCGCCATATCGGAAACGACATCGCCCGCGCCTGCGGGATGCGCACAAGGCACCTGATCGACTGGCTGTAG
- a CDS encoding ABC transporter permease has protein sequence MSCSQTIIDYGLRSIGIGERLLPRTDLNLCQQFTLIGSGLIWNIYFAFFALLFGFFLANGLALAKASPSAWLRKPAEWFIFLFRGSPLFIQFFLAYQLFVLLPRSGIEILGITIATSWLTKAWAGALIVLILNTAAYSAQIFHGALMSVPKGDLEAADAYGLTGWTRFRRIVWPTMMRLAWPSYTNEAIFLFHATTLVYFSAFPAFRQQGDSLYYASYFAGQTFNPFVAYPIVAMYFILGTLVLITIFGNVNRRLNRHLPGATKKVKYRPQLIR, from the coding sequence ATGAGCTGTTCGCAAACGATCATCGATTACGGCCTGCGATCCATCGGCATTGGCGAACGGCTGCTGCCCCGCACCGATCTGAACCTGTGCCAGCAATTCACGCTGATCGGTTCGGGCCTGATCTGGAATATCTATTTCGCCTTCTTCGCGCTGCTCTTTGGCTTTTTTCTGGCCAATGGTCTGGCCCTGGCCAAGGCCAGCCCCTCGGCATGGCTGCGCAAACCGGCCGAGTGGTTCATCTTCCTGTTCCGCGGAAGCCCTCTCTTTATCCAGTTCTTTCTGGCCTATCAGCTTTTCGTGCTGCTGCCCCGTTCGGGGATCGAGATCCTCGGCATCACCATCGCGACAAGCTGGCTGACCAAGGCCTGGGCCGGGGCGCTGATCGTGCTGATCCTGAACACCGCCGCCTATTCCGCGCAGATCTTTCACGGCGCGCTGATGTCGGTGCCCAAAGGCGACCTTGAAGCCGCCGATGCCTATGGGCTGACGGGCTGGACCCGGTTTCGCCGCATCGTCTGGCCGACGATGATGCGGCTTGCCTGGCCGTCTTATACCAATGAGGCGATCTTTCTGTTCCACGCGACCACGCTGGTCTATTTCTCGGCCTTTCCGGCATTCCGGCAGCAGGGCGACAGCCTGTATTACGCCAGCTATTTTGCCGGACAGACCTTCAACCCATTTGTCGCATATCCTATTGTGGCCATGTATTTCATACTCGGAACGCTGGTTCTGATCACGATTTTCGGGAATGTGAATCGGCGCCTGAACCGGCATCTGCCGGGGGCGACCAAGAAGGTGAAATACCGACCGCAACTGATCCGGTGA
- a CDS encoding ABC transporter permease, with protein sequence MFASCADPSSLQGLSWLMCYLTSGKHLLFYSSFGTVLLLLAVTAPVALLFGFGGAMASRSHFAPLRWFGKTYTAMVRGIPDIVFFLFVPIALDQGFEWLRNKALCDSDAPVRQGNDFVVCAAAKLPLSTSPPWVHDIYAFFLAVIAFSIVFGAFAANVLYGAMQAVPRAQLETAEAYGMSARQVNRRILIPQMWTYALPGLSNLWMILIKATPLLFLLGIEDIVYWARELGGTKTSAFAYPHPDWRLYYFLAILVFYLLMTWISEKVLARLSDRLSSGQATMAGEAQRKAGAA encoded by the coding sequence ATGTTTGCCTCTTGTGCCGATCCTTCCTCGCTTCAGGGCCTGTCCTGGCTGATGTGTTATCTGACATCGGGCAAACATCTGCTTTTCTATTCCAGCTTCGGAACGGTGCTGCTGCTGCTGGCGGTCACTGCGCCCGTGGCCTTGCTGTTCGGATTTGGCGGGGCCATGGCGTCCCGGTCGCATTTCGCGCCGCTGCGCTGGTTCGGCAAAACCTATACGGCGATGGTGCGCGGCATTCCCGACATCGTCTTTTTCCTCTTCGTGCCGATCGCGCTGGATCAGGGCTTCGAATGGCTGCGCAACAAGGCGCTGTGTGACAGCGATGCCCCGGTTCGGCAGGGCAATGATTTCGTCGTCTGCGCGGCCGCCAAGCTGCCGCTGTCGACCAGCCCGCCCTGGGTTCACGATATCTATGCCTTCTTTCTGGCCGTCATTGCCTTTTCCATCGTCTTCGGCGCCTTCGCCGCGAATGTGCTTTACGGCGCGATGCAGGCCGTGCCGCGCGCGCAGTTGGAAACGGCCGAGGCCTATGGCATGAGCGCGCGACAGGTGAACCGCCGGATCCTGATCCCGCAGATGTGGACCTATGCTTTGCCGGGCCTGTCGAATCTGTGGATGATCCTGATCAAGGCGACGCCGCTGCTGTTCCTGCTGGGGATCGAGGATATCGTCTATTGGGCGCGCGAACTGGGCGGCACCAAGACCAGCGCCTTTGCCTATCCGCATCCCGACTGGCGCCTGTATTACTTCCTTGCGATCCTGGTTTTCTACCTGCTGATGACCTGGATTTCCGAAAAGGTGCTGGCGCGCCTGTCGGACCGGCTGTCATCGGGGCAGGCGACCATGGCCGGTGAAGCGCAGCGAAAGGCGGGTGCGGCATGA